A single region of the Biomphalaria glabrata chromosome 15, xgBioGlab47.1, whole genome shotgun sequence genome encodes:
- the LOC106053676 gene encoding kelch-like protein 40b isoform X1: MAPTSDNFDYFSADFNKFRSFPGLFRIKAMAMKRNVGNSIIKGFKDFWRSEELQDFTVKIGSSRFRCHRLLLAACSEFFRGLFRSGMKETELKCATLQEISSETFELILKTLYTGYCVLTSDTVIDVWRAAHQLQIHFLITECEGFAKETLSTTNYIEYYTIAKLFDSKEVLEIVWPLILKNAHSFLQTEFFNSEMDVSDVLKLIQNQDLKITSEDDVVHAILKWVECKPCEEEDSDKKHSGRKSIKTGHNSLKTSVKQPNKDMTVSLNDNRKKHLPELLSNTRTCLLSMKCLEMLSSHPLVRETKEATDIIF, translated from the coding sequence gTATTAAAGCCATGGCGATGAAACGAAATGTGGGCAATAGCATTATAAAAGGTTTTAAGGACTTTTGGAGAAGTGAAGAACTGCAAGATTTTACAGTCAAAATTGGTTCATCCAGGTTTAGGTGTCATAGGCTCCTGCTGGCAGCATGTTCTGAGTTTTTTAGAGGACTTTTTAGATCAGGGATGAAAGAAACGGAATTGAAGTGTGCGACGTTACAAGAAATCTCAAGTGAGACTTTTGAGTTGATCCTGAAGACTCTGTACACTGGTTATTGTGTTTTGACCAGTGACACTGTCATTGACGTTTGGAGAGCTGCACACCAATTACAGATACACTTTCTAATTACTGAGTGTGAGGGATTTgcaaaagaaacattgtctacTACCAATTACATTGAATACTATACAATTGCAAAACTTTTCGATTCTAAAGAAGTATTAGAAATTGTTTGGCCTTTAATTCTCAAAAATGCACATTCCTTCCTGCAAACCGAATTTTTTAATTCTGAGATGgacgtttcggatgttttaaAACTGATTCAAAATCAAGATCTTAAAATAACTTCAGAAGATGATGTAGTTCATGCCATTTTGAAGTGGGTGGAATGTAAGCCTTGCGAAGAAGAAGACTCAGACAAGAAACATTCGGGTCGGAAAAGTATCAAAACGGGGCATAATAGTTTAAAAACATCAGTGAAACAGCCAAACAAAGACATGACAGTGTCTCTAAAtgataacagaaaaaaacaccTTCCAGAGTTATTGTCAAATACAAGAACTTGTTTATTAAGCATGAAGTGTTTGGAAATGTTGAGTAGTCATCCACTGGTAAGAGAAACCAAAGAAGCCACggacattattttttaa
- the LOC106053676 gene encoding kelch-like protein 40b isoform X2, which translates to MAMKRNVGNSIIKGFKDFWRSEELQDFTVKIGSSRFRCHRLLLAACSEFFRGLFRSGMKETELKCATLQEISSETFELILKTLYTGYCVLTSDTVIDVWRAAHQLQIHFLITECEGFAKETLSTTNYIEYYTIAKLFDSKEVLEIVWPLILKNAHSFLQTEFFNSEMDVSDVLKLIQNQDLKITSEDDVVHAILKWVECKPCEEEDSDKKHSGRKSIKTGHNSLKTSVKQPNKDMTVSLNDNRKKHLPELLSNTRTCLLSMKCLEMLSSHPLVRETKEATDIIF; encoded by the coding sequence ATGGCGATGAAACGAAATGTGGGCAATAGCATTATAAAAGGTTTTAAGGACTTTTGGAGAAGTGAAGAACTGCAAGATTTTACAGTCAAAATTGGTTCATCCAGGTTTAGGTGTCATAGGCTCCTGCTGGCAGCATGTTCTGAGTTTTTTAGAGGACTTTTTAGATCAGGGATGAAAGAAACGGAATTGAAGTGTGCGACGTTACAAGAAATCTCAAGTGAGACTTTTGAGTTGATCCTGAAGACTCTGTACACTGGTTATTGTGTTTTGACCAGTGACACTGTCATTGACGTTTGGAGAGCTGCACACCAATTACAGATACACTTTCTAATTACTGAGTGTGAGGGATTTgcaaaagaaacattgtctacTACCAATTACATTGAATACTATACAATTGCAAAACTTTTCGATTCTAAAGAAGTATTAGAAATTGTTTGGCCTTTAATTCTCAAAAATGCACATTCCTTCCTGCAAACCGAATTTTTTAATTCTGAGATGgacgtttcggatgttttaaAACTGATTCAAAATCAAGATCTTAAAATAACTTCAGAAGATGATGTAGTTCATGCCATTTTGAAGTGGGTGGAATGTAAGCCTTGCGAAGAAGAAGACTCAGACAAGAAACATTCGGGTCGGAAAAGTATCAAAACGGGGCATAATAGTTTAAAAACATCAGTGAAACAGCCAAACAAAGACATGACAGTGTCTCTAAAtgataacagaaaaaaacaccTTCCAGAGTTATTGTCAAATACAAGAACTTGTTTATTAAGCATGAAGTGTTTGGAAATGTTGAGTAGTCATCCACTGGTAAGAGAAACCAAAGAAGCCACggacattattttttaa